The proteins below come from a single Natrinema sp. SYSU A 869 genomic window:
- a CDS encoding MFS transporter: MGLNANDRAIASFTMAGHALVHWFETSIPIFLVVWLAEFDVGVALFGIVVALGYAPFGIGALPGGILADRYGTKRLIVLCLGGMSAAFLVLSLATSIYAIAIGLVLWGAAASVYHPAGLALISTGVEERGTVFAWHGIAGNAGIALGPFVAATLLIFLEWSLVAAVLAVPGVIAVLYGLSAEFNPTAAVEEDVDAGPDEALSLSEFVSNSRALFASAFAVIFLIVAVEGLYYRGMLTYLPEILHGLAAIEGLVVPAGLEGIEPADYIYVGLLVVGMGGQYVGGKLTDRIAPARGLLAIFAVLAVLALAFVPVTGMGLAAIAVLCGVFGFFLFAIQPFYQNAVAVYTPADTRGLSYGYTYLGEFGLGSASIAIGGFVLGEWSLTAFFGMIAAVAITGALISVALLAGLDRFIDTDRSVNANADD; encoded by the coding sequence ATGGGGCTGAACGCGAACGATCGCGCGATCGCGAGCTTTACCATGGCGGGCCACGCGCTCGTCCACTGGTTCGAGACCTCGATCCCGATCTTTCTGGTCGTCTGGCTGGCCGAGTTCGACGTGGGGGTCGCGCTGTTTGGGATCGTCGTCGCGCTCGGCTACGCGCCCTTCGGGATCGGCGCACTCCCGGGCGGGATCCTCGCGGATCGGTACGGCACGAAGCGGCTCATCGTCCTCTGTCTGGGCGGGATGAGCGCCGCCTTCCTCGTTCTCTCGCTCGCAACCTCGATCTACGCAATCGCCATCGGACTCGTCCTATGGGGGGCCGCCGCCAGCGTCTACCACCCTGCCGGGCTGGCACTCATCAGTACCGGCGTCGAGGAACGTGGGACCGTCTTCGCCTGGCACGGCATCGCCGGCAACGCTGGCATTGCGCTCGGCCCCTTCGTCGCCGCGACGCTGCTGATCTTCCTCGAGTGGTCGCTCGTCGCGGCCGTCCTCGCCGTTCCTGGGGTCATCGCCGTCCTCTACGGTCTCAGCGCGGAGTTCAATCCCACCGCGGCCGTCGAGGAAGACGTCGACGCCGGCCCCGACGAGGCGCTGTCATTGTCGGAGTTCGTCTCGAACTCGCGGGCACTCTTTGCGAGCGCCTTCGCGGTCATCTTCCTCATCGTCGCCGTCGAGGGGCTGTACTACCGCGGAATGCTTACCTATCTCCCCGAGATTCTGCACGGACTCGCAGCGATCGAGGGGCTGGTCGTTCCCGCCGGCCTCGAGGGGATCGAACCCGCCGACTACATCTACGTCGGACTGTTGGTCGTCGGGATGGGCGGCCAGTATGTCGGCGGGAAACTGACCGATCGGATCGCGCCGGCACGCGGGCTGCTCGCGATCTTCGCCGTCCTCGCGGTGCTCGCACTCGCCTTCGTCCCGGTCACCGGGATGGGACTTGCCGCTATCGCCGTCCTCTGTGGCGTCTTCGGCTTTTTCCTCTTCGCGATTCAGCCGTTCTACCAGAACGCCGTCGCAGTGTACACGCCGGCGGATACCCGAGGGCTCTCCTATGGGTACACTTATCTCGGGGAGTTCGGCCTCGGATCGGCGAGTATCGCTATCGGTGGCTTCGTCCTCGGTGAATGGTCACTGACGGCGTTTTTCGGGATGATTGCGGCCGTTGCGATTACCGGGGCCCTGATCTCGGTGGCACTGCTCGCTGGCCTCGATCGATTCATCGATACCGACCGCTCCGTTAACGCGAACGCAGACGACTGA
- a CDS encoding FAD-dependent oxidoreductase yields the protein MTQYVIIGDGISGSSAAETLREEDPDAKITVITDEGEPLYNRILIKEHAKGKLPEAPISIHDEDWYQERDIDLSLNTHVTSVDTDAKIISTHDSGEIPYDKLLVATGGTPTQLPVENSDADGIHHFWTFEDARGIREHAENADKGVIVGAGLLGIDFAAVCGAQGIEADYLMRGDRWWRYALSGDGAEIMHEGMREVGVEPAFDSGVDHFETDDGRVTAAVDPNGDRYKCDFVGAAIGLNFNTEFLRGSGIEQDNGIIVDEYMQTNVDDVYAAGDLTKFYDVLLGERGQNGSWGSAKEQGRVAAINMAADEEAEGFQWVSSYSITHFDFPFLSFGHPTLGDEYAERRYSDTEWRRVAFKDGRIVGGVLIGDLSPQSKFKQLMREQRVVADQADVLLKQSVDLDELAAPQEQ from the coding sequence ATGACTCAGTACGTCATCATCGGTGACGGGATCTCGGGTAGTTCGGCCGCCGAGACCCTCCGGGAGGAAGACCCGGACGCGAAGATTACCGTTATCACCGATGAGGGGGAGCCGCTGTATAATCGGATTCTCATCAAGGAACACGCGAAAGGCAAACTCCCCGAAGCCCCCATTTCGATCCACGACGAGGATTGGTATCAGGAACGTGACATTGACCTCTCATTGAACACCCATGTCACGAGCGTCGACACCGACGCGAAGATCATCTCTACCCACGACAGCGGCGAAATACCGTACGACAAGCTGCTCGTGGCGACCGGCGGGACACCAACACAGCTGCCCGTCGAGAACAGCGATGCCGACGGGATCCACCACTTCTGGACCTTCGAGGACGCCCGTGGCATCCGCGAACATGCCGAAAACGCCGACAAGGGCGTCATCGTCGGTGCCGGATTACTCGGCATCGACTTCGCTGCGGTCTGTGGTGCACAGGGTATCGAGGCCGACTACCTGATGCGCGGCGACCGCTGGTGGCGCTACGCGCTCTCGGGCGATGGCGCGGAGATAATGCACGAGGGCATGCGAGAGGTCGGCGTCGAGCCGGCCTTCGACAGCGGCGTCGATCACTTCGAAACCGACGACGGTCGCGTCACCGCCGCGGTCGACCCTAACGGCGACCGCTACAAGTGTGACTTCGTTGGAGCCGCCATCGGGCTCAACTTCAACACGGAATTCCTTCGCGGATCCGGGATCGAACAGGACAACGGGATCATCGTCGACGAGTACATGCAGACCAACGTCGACGATGTCTACGCTGCGGGCGACCTCACCAAGTTTTACGACGTCCTGCTCGGTGAGCGGGGCCAGAACGGCTCGTGGGGCTCGGCCAAGGAGCAGGGCCGCGTCGCCGCGATCAACATGGCCGCCGACGAGGAAGCCGAAGGGTTCCAGTGGGTCTCTTCGTACTCCATCACGCACTTCGACTTCCCGTTCCTCTCCTTCGGTCACCCGACGCTGGGCGACGAATACGCCGAGCGCCGCTACAGCGACACGGAGTGGCGACGTGTCGCCTTCAAGGACGGCCGGATCGTCGGTGGCGTCCTCATCGGTGACCTCTCGCCCCAGAGCAAGTTCAAACAGCTGATGCGTGAACAGCGCGTCGTCGCCGACCAGGCCGACGTGCTCCTCAAACAGTCCGTCGATCTGGACGAACTCGCTGCACCCCAGGAACAGTAA
- the carB gene encoding carbamoyl-phosphate synthase large subunit, translating into MSTDTATDAETGDGRTILLIGSGPIQIGQAAEFDYSGAQACRALQEEGARVVLVNSNPATIMTDPEMADEVYIEPITTDAIAEIIRKENPDGVIAGLGGQTGLNVTAELAEEGILEEYDVEIMGTPLDTIYATEDRDLFRQRMEKIGQPVPASTTISLDEGEEVSELTEDDLKDRVQAAVDKVGGLPVIARTTYTLGGSGSGVVAEMDELLQRVRKGLRLSRNSEVLITESIAGWVEYEYEVMRDADDSCIIICNMENIDPMGIHTGESTVVTPSQIVPDEGHQEMRTAALDVIRELGIQGGCNIQFAWHDDGTPGGEYRVVEVNPRVSRSSALASKATGYPIARVTAKVALGKRLHEITNEITGETTAAFEPAIDYVVTKVPRWPKDKFDDVDFELTTAMKSTGEAMAIGRTFEESLLKALRSSEYEPDVDWAEVSDDELEDHYLERPSPDRPYAMFEAFERGYTVEEVQELTGIFEWYTERLKRIADSTIAAQEGDFTEAAIAGHTNATIASAAGADVDTVETEVPGRTYKQVDTCAGEFEAETPYYYSARKSEFESGPLLGDAAAGELEVNRDIESVIVVGGGPIRIGQGVEFDYCSVHAVRALRELGIDAYVVNNNPETVSTDYDTSDGLFFEPITAEEVADVAEATGADGVMVQFGGQTSVNIGEPLEDELARRGLDCEVMGTSVEAMDLAEDRDRFNALMDELGIAQPEGGTAFSEEEALELAHDIGYPVLVRPSYVLGGRAMDVVYNDEELETYIEEAVRVAPDKPILVDDFLEDAIELDVDAVSDGRNVIIGGIMEHVETAGVHSGDSACMIPPRSLDEDTIERVREVTEDIAEALKTKGLLNVQLAVRGVSGHGPDGSSDSDESDAGEVYVLEANPRSSRTVPFVSKATGVPIAKLAAKVMAGETLSSLEVDEQIPDHTSVKEVVLPFDRLPGSDPRLGPEMKSTGEVMGTASDSGTAYWKAQQAADNAVSEGTAVVDLDVDGFEDHFDVASFDDVPQAIREGTVDFVVSRDRDSLEMAVEEEIPYLSTEASAEAYVEALDSFEGDLEVASVTDRPKHAAKWGSAE; encoded by the coding sequence ATGAGTACGGACACCGCCACAGACGCCGAGACGGGCGACGGGCGCACGATCCTGTTGATCGGGAGCGGTCCGATCCAGATCGGACAGGCCGCTGAATTCGATTATTCGGGCGCACAGGCCTGCCGAGCCCTCCAGGAGGAAGGTGCCCGCGTCGTCCTCGTGAACTCGAATCCTGCGACGATCATGACGGACCCGGAGATGGCCGACGAGGTCTACATCGAGCCGATCACGACCGACGCCATCGCTGAGATCATCCGCAAGGAGAACCCCGACGGCGTCATCGCCGGGCTGGGCGGCCAGACCGGGCTGAACGTCACCGCCGAACTCGCGGAGGAAGGAATCCTCGAGGAGTACGACGTCGAGATCATGGGAACGCCGCTGGACACGATCTATGCGACGGAAGACCGCGACCTCTTCCGCCAGCGCATGGAGAAGATCGGCCAGCCGGTTCCCGCGTCGACAACCATCTCGCTCGACGAGGGCGAGGAGGTTTCGGAACTAACCGAAGACGATCTGAAAGACCGCGTCCAGGCCGCCGTCGACAAGGTTGGCGGGCTGCCGGTCATCGCCCGAACGACCTACACATTAGGCGGCTCCGGTTCCGGTGTTGTCGCGGAGATGGACGAACTCCTCCAGCGTGTCCGTAAGGGCCTGCGCCTCTCCCGTAACAGCGAGGTACTCATCACGGAGTCTATCGCTGGCTGGGTCGAGTACGAGTACGAAGTGATGCGCGACGCCGACGACTCCTGTATCATCATCTGCAACATGGAGAACATCGACCCCATGGGCATCCACACCGGGGAGTCGACGGTCGTCACGCCCTCTCAGATCGTCCCCGACGAGGGGCATCAGGAGATGCGTACCGCCGCACTCGACGTCATCCGTGAACTCGGTATTCAGGGCGGCTGTAACATCCAGTTCGCCTGGCACGACGACGGCACCCCTGGCGGCGAGTACCGCGTCGTCGAGGTTAACCCGCGCGTCTCCCGCTCTTCCGCACTCGCGTCGAAGGCGACCGGCTACCCGATTGCCCGTGTGACCGCAAAGGTCGCGCTTGGCAAGCGCCTCCACGAGATTACGAACGAAATTACAGGCGAGACAACCGCCGCCTTCGAGCCCGCGATCGACTACGTGGTTACGAAGGTTCCGCGGTGGCCCAAGGACAAGTTCGACGACGTCGACTTCGAGCTAACGACGGCCATGAAGTCGACCGGCGAGGCGATGGCCATCGGCCGCACCTTCGAGGAAAGTCTCCTGAAGGCACTTCGCTCGAGCGAGTACGAACCCGACGTCGACTGGGCCGAAGTCAGCGACGACGAACTCGAGGACCACTACCTCGAGCGCCCGTCGCCGGACCGTCCCTACGCGATGTTCGAGGCGTTCGAACGCGGCTACACTGTTGAGGAAGTCCAGGAACTGACGGGCATCTTCGAGTGGTACACCGAGCGCCTCAAGCGCATCGCCGACTCGACGATCGCCGCCCAGGAGGGTGACTTCACCGAGGCTGCGATCGCCGGCCACACCAACGCAACGATCGCCTCCGCCGCCGGCGCGGACGTCGACACTGTCGAAACCGAGGTTCCCGGCCGTACTTACAAACAGGTCGACACCTGCGCCGGCGAGTTCGAGGCCGAGACGCCGTACTACTACTCTGCGCGTAAGTCCGAGTTCGAGTCCGGCCCACTGCTGGGCGACGCTGCTGCAGGCGAACTTGAGGTCAATCGCGACATCGAGAGCGTGATCGTCGTCGGCGGTGGCCCGATCCGCATCGGACAGGGTGTCGAGTTCGACTACTGTTCGGTCCACGCAGTCCGCGCCCTGCGCGAACTGGGGATCGACGCCTACGTCGTGAACAACAACCCCGAGACCGTCTCGACGGACTACGACACCTCCGACGGCCTCTTCTTCGAGCCGATCACGGCCGAGGAGGTCGCCGACGTCGCCGAGGCGACCGGTGCCGACGGCGTGATGGTCCAGTTCGGCGGTCAGACCTCCGTCAACATCGGCGAACCGCTCGAGGACGAACTCGCGCGCCGCGGGCTTGACTGTGAGGTCATGGGCACCTCTGTCGAAGCGATGGACCTCGCGGAGGACCGCGACCGCTTCAACGCCCTGATGGACGAACTGGGCATCGCCCAGCCCGAGGGCGGCACGGCCTTCTCCGAGGAGGAAGCCCTCGAGTTGGCCCACGACATTGGCTACCCCGTCCTCGTCCGCCCCTCCTACGTGCTGGGCGGCCGTGCGATGGACGTCGTTTACAACGACGAGGAACTCGAGACCTACATCGAGGAGGCGGTTCGTGTCGCACCCGACAAGCCGATCCTCGTCGATGACTTCCTCGAGGACGCGATCGAGCTCGACGTCGACGCGGTCTCTGACGGCCGCAACGTCATCATCGGCGGCATCATGGAACACGTCGAAACGGCGGGCGTTCACTCCGGCGACTCCGCGTGTATGATCCCGCCGCGCTCGCTCGATGAGGATACCATAGAGCGCGTCCGCGAGGTCACCGAGGACATCGCCGAGGCGCTCAAAACGAAGGGCCTGCTGAACGTCCAGCTGGCTGTCCGCGGCGTCTCCGGGCATGGCCCGGATGGCTCGTCGGACTCTGACGAGTCCGACGCTGGCGAGGTGTACGTCTTAGAGGCCAACCCGCGTTCCTCGCGTACCGTCCCGTTCGTCTCGAAGGCGACCGGCGTCCCGATCGCCAAACTCGCCGCGAAGGTCATGGCCGGCGAGACCCTCTCGAGTCTCGAGGTTGACGAGCAGATCCCCGACCACACTTCGGTCAAGGAGGTCGTTCTGCCCTTCGACCGTCTGCCGGGCTCGGACCCGCGTCTCGGTCCGGAGATGAAGTCCACCGGCGAGGTCATGGGGACGGCCAGCGATTCCGGCACGGCCTACTGGAAGGCCCAGCAGGCCGCCGATAACGCCGTCAGCGAGGGTACTGCTGTGGTCGATCTGGATGTCGACGGCTTCGAGGATCACTTCGACGTCGCGTCGTTCGATGACGTCCCACAGGCCATCCGCGAGGGGACGGTCGACTTCGTCGTCAGCCGCGACCGCGACTCCCTCGAGATGGCCGTCGAAGAGGAGATTCCCTACCTGTCGACGGAAGCCAGCGCCGAGGCCTACGTCGAAGCGCTCGATAGCTTCGAAGGCGACCTCGAGGTCGCGTCGGTGACGGACCGTCCGAAGCACGCCGCCAAGTGGGGCTCGGCGGAGTAA
- a CDS encoding PAS domain S-box protein gives MIASGIIRFQHPITVIYADPDSAVRHRTVDELESAVDGLVVEPVATPAELRSTLIDADEQTCVVTEYRFTETDALSMHERIRAEGAAEIPFVLYTADGDERLASDAITTGLSGYVSKDGADSIKRLLAQLQTVVDEGQQSGNGERVVDPSQSVRTRGTDRDHFAALFEYNPDAVIVTRRADPNRIVDVNPAFEDIFGYERDAISEDSLDDVLVPDDAEPVCIAGTVGLGEVVTATVERLTVDGRRDFSLRGFAAEIDGDVYEYAIYTDISERKRRERELEQYRTLVDTVGDPMFVLDAEGWIEMANDAMANMLGTTRPELVGDHPSNYMSDEDVERAKQTLREILSDDDRTWETYEMQFEPVDGDPVLVENNVAPLVDENGSFTGSVGAIRDISDYKERERRIHCLHEGTRRLMAAESSEEVARVASEIAHDALSLETNSIHLYEERADRSASSSDDPSREPGVLVPAAMTDETKALLGTVPTIEPGNSIAWDAFNAGETIVHGDVRYADNVRNPKTSVRSEVHIPLGEAGIFIASSTATNDFDPETITLARILGANVEAALERACREDELAVRTTELERQNDRLDAFASTVSHDLRTPLTLAAGHLDNLESHLDAEGERYREEIEWAVDRMDALIENVLTLARSGQRLTETEPVDLDDIIEQAHRTVGPELTVIQEGALPTVEADEERLLVLFENVFRNAHDHVGTDVTITVEPTDDGFAIGDDGPGIPSREREKILESGYSTATDGTGFGLAIVSEVVEAHGWSIAVGESEAGGLRLAVSFAT, from the coding sequence ATGATTGCGTCCGGTATCATCCGTTTCCAGCATCCAATCACCGTTATCTACGCCGACCCGGACTCTGCGGTTCGCCACCGAACCGTCGACGAACTCGAGTCAGCTGTAGATGGACTCGTAGTCGAACCCGTCGCAACGCCGGCCGAACTCCGCAGCACGCTCATAGACGCGGACGAGCAAACGTGCGTCGTGACCGAATATCGGTTCACCGAAACGGACGCGCTGTCGATGCACGAACGCATCAGAGCCGAGGGAGCCGCCGAAATTCCGTTCGTTCTCTACACCGCCGACGGCGACGAGCGGCTCGCGAGCGACGCCATTACGACCGGGCTATCGGGATACGTCTCAAAAGACGGCGCAGATTCGATCAAGCGACTGCTCGCACAACTCCAGACGGTAGTCGACGAGGGACAGCAGTCAGGCAACGGCGAGCGGGTCGTTGATCCATCCCAGTCGGTCCGAACGCGAGGAACTGACCGTGATCACTTCGCCGCGCTCTTCGAGTACAATCCTGACGCCGTCATCGTGACGCGCCGCGCCGATCCGAATCGGATCGTCGACGTCAACCCCGCGTTCGAGGACATCTTCGGCTACGAACGCGATGCAATCTCCGAGGATTCGCTCGACGATGTCCTCGTTCCTGACGACGCCGAACCGGTCTGCATCGCCGGGACAGTCGGGCTCGGTGAAGTGGTCACGGCGACCGTCGAGCGCCTGACGGTCGACGGACGCAGAGACTTCTCTCTCCGCGGGTTCGCGGCCGAAATCGACGGCGACGTCTACGAGTACGCGATCTATACCGACATCAGCGAACGGAAGCGGCGGGAACGCGAACTCGAGCAATATCGGACCCTCGTCGATACGGTCGGCGATCCGATGTTCGTCCTCGACGCGGAGGGATGGATCGAGATGGCCAACGACGCGATGGCCAACATGCTCGGGACGACGCGTCCCGAACTCGTCGGCGATCATCCGAGCAATTACATGTCCGACGAGGACGTCGAACGGGCGAAACAGACTCTCCGCGAGATCCTGTCCGACGATGATCGAACATGGGAGACCTACGAGATGCAGTTCGAACCCGTTGACGGCGACCCGGTTCTCGTCGAGAACAACGTCGCACCGCTGGTCGACGAGAACGGGTCGTTTACCGGCAGCGTCGGCGCTATCCGAGATATCAGCGACTACAAGGAGCGAGAACGACGGATTCACTGTCTCCACGAGGGGACCCGGCGGCTGATGGCCGCGGAGAGCAGCGAAGAGGTCGCCCGGGTGGCGAGCGAGATCGCCCATGACGCGTTGTCGCTCGAGACCAATTCGATCCACCTGTACGAGGAGCGAGCGGACCGATCTGCCTCAAGTAGCGACGACCCGTCACGAGAGCCCGGCGTGCTCGTCCCGGCGGCGATGACCGACGAGACGAAAGCACTGCTCGGGACGGTCCCGACCATCGAACCGGGCAACAGCATCGCCTGGGACGCCTTCAACGCCGGCGAGACGATCGTTCACGGCGACGTTCGCTACGCCGACAACGTTCGAAATCCCAAGACCTCGGTCCGGAGCGAGGTCCACATCCCGCTCGGCGAGGCGGGGATCTTCATCGCCAGTTCGACGGCGACGAACGACTTCGATCCGGAGACGATCACGCTCGCACGCATCCTCGGGGCCAACGTCGAAGCCGCACTCGAGCGGGCCTGCCGCGAGGACGAACTCGCCGTGCGAACGACCGAACTCGAGCGCCAGAACGACCGGTTGGACGCCTTTGCGAGCACCGTCTCCCACGACCTCCGGACCCCGCTCACACTCGCAGCGGGCCACCTCGATAACCTCGAGTCTCACCTCGATGCCGAAGGCGAGCGATACCGCGAGGAGATCGAGTGGGCGGTCGACCGGATGGATGCCCTCATCGAGAACGTCCTCACGCTCGCCCGGAGCGGCCAGCGACTGACGGAGACGGAACCCGTCGACCTCGACGACATCATCGAGCAGGCCCATCGGACGGTCGGCCCCGAACTGACCGTCATCCAGGAGGGGGCGTTACCCACTGTCGAAGCCGACGAAGAGCGGCTGCTCGTGCTTTTCGAGAACGTCTTCCGAAACGCACACGACCACGTCGGGACTGACGTGACGATTACGGTCGAGCCGACTGACGACGGGTTCGCCATCGGTGACGACGGCCCCGGAATCCCGTCGCGCGAACGTGAGAAGATTCTCGAATCCGGATACAGTACCGCCACGGACGGGACCGGCTTCGGACTGGCGATCGTCTCCGAGGTCGTCGAGGCCCACGGCTGGTCGATCGCCGTCGGCGAGAGCGAGGCGGGCGGGCTTCGACTGGCCGTTTCGTTCGCAACGTAG
- a CDS encoding DUF5815 family protein: protein MADSGVPGSDSGDRLELPCGESVDPHEIDLGMREYTCPCGDAHAVVTDVHPPSRFFPESLVAVLQETIDTDDEFEEFGTPHLLGVVLEEFPEEVVVYDASDDGAVGYTLLWMTDFDARRLHEIVVELVVELMEHAISHAENDDAVTEFESQMLEFDVAEFVDQYRRQREFESEHDQPL, encoded by the coding sequence ATGGCAGACTCCGGCGTCCCGGGTTCCGACAGCGGTGATCGGCTCGAGCTTCCCTGCGGGGAGAGCGTCGACCCCCACGAAATCGATCTGGGGATGCGCGAGTATACCTGTCCCTGCGGCGACGCCCACGCCGTCGTGACCGACGTCCATCCGCCCTCGCGTTTCTTCCCGGAGTCGCTCGTGGCCGTCCTCCAGGAAACGATCGACACTGATGACGAGTTCGAGGAGTTCGGGACGCCCCACCTGCTGGGCGTCGTCTTGGAGGAGTTCCCCGAGGAGGTCGTCGTCTACGACGCGAGCGACGACGGTGCCGTCGGCTACACGCTGTTGTGGATGACCGACTTCGACGCCCGTCGACTCCACGAGATCGTCGTCGAACTCGTCGTCGAACTCATGGAACACGCGATCAGCCACGCCGAGAACGACGACGCCGTCACCGAGTTCGAGTCCCAGATGCTCGAGTTCGACGTCGCGGAGTTCGTCGATCAGTATCGCCGACAGCGCGAATTCGAGAGCGAACACGACCAGCCCCTCTGA
- a CDS encoding DUF6149 family protein, with product MKLRQNAKHFAYRKSLETPGIRSVTKSGLVRLHTKIFSGKADPAHAEERNAHLDGLFDATIDAYLRALQEGYSEAEAREITHIQANFDFYNHGWTEMMEFPIDELEAHYDRYRQFFERWDVTIDEPLGQFAPPEGLPEAPSTPERLEDPEHPHAEGGFADDVYVETDDGELVVGGRESAEDDDR from the coding sequence ATGAAACTCCGCCAGAACGCGAAACACTTCGCGTATCGGAAGTCACTCGAGACCCCGGGGATTCGATCAGTCACTAAGTCGGGACTCGTCAGACTCCATACCAAGATCTTCAGCGGCAAGGCCGATCCCGCCCACGCTGAGGAGCGAAACGCCCACCTCGACGGACTCTTCGACGCGACGATAGACGCCTACCTGCGCGCGCTGCAGGAGGGCTACTCCGAAGCCGAGGCCCGCGAGATCACCCACATTCAGGCCAACTTCGACTTCTACAATCACGGCTGGACCGAGATGATGGAGTTTCCTATCGACGAACTTGAGGCCCATTACGACCGCTACCGGCAGTTCTTCGAACGGTGGGACGTCACGATCGACGAACCGCTCGGCCAGTTCGCGCCGCCGGAGGGACTCCCCGAGGCACCGTCGACGCCCGAGAGACTCGAGGATCCCGAGCACCCTCACGCGGAGGGTGGCTTCGCCGACGACGTCTACGTCGAGACCGACGACGGTGAACTCGTCGTCGGCGGTCGCGAATCGGCCGAGGACGACGACCGCTGA
- a CDS encoding polysaccharide deacetylase family protein: protein MQRRHYLAATSAFCLAGCLTSRSSDSSPTDSDSNASRDPDPPPQTEFGEQPATDDPALAGTIDDFETLDSWKAFGGTLSADSSRSLVGTQSARLEIPAAERTGGIVTAFSEPQDLADVVPGLAVASDSLVVPWLRLVDDDGVEIDYRRGIKGGLPLVRYNFGVEEITTGFDPTAVREVYVLVRTGDGETQTVWIDDLHLVPRPETGKVMIQFDDAHVTDYTRALPILEKHGYPAVSFVNPARIEAETRGADDPGGSPRLTVDQVHELHDAGWVIGNHCYSHPHLSELETETQETEIKKGKAWLEAEGFGEGAQYFAYPHGDYDDRTLDLVEQYHDIAFAGGRPVQGYAVNPRQTSRIGEPSAERARTAVERTASMRGITSLFFHRLEGDSLAAFKAMVDAISEYESAGELDVILPADLKREFRFGF, encoded by the coding sequence ATGCAACGACGGCACTATCTCGCAGCGACATCGGCGTTCTGTCTCGCCGGCTGTCTCACCTCGAGATCATCCGATTCGTCACCGACTGATTCCGATTCGAATGCGAGCAGAGATCCCGACCCACCACCGCAGACCGAATTCGGCGAGCAACCGGCGACGGACGACCCAGCACTGGCCGGGACAATCGACGATTTCGAGACGCTCGACTCGTGGAAGGCGTTCGGCGGAACGCTCTCGGCCGACTCGAGTCGGTCCCTCGTGGGCACCCAGAGCGCTCGCCTCGAGATACCAGCGGCCGAACGGACTGGCGGCATCGTGACGGCGTTCTCGGAACCGCAGGATCTCGCCGACGTCGTTCCGGGTCTCGCCGTCGCATCGGACAGCCTCGTCGTCCCTTGGCTCCGATTGGTCGACGACGACGGAGTGGAGATCGACTACCGTCGTGGAATCAAAGGCGGCCTCCCCCTCGTCCGGTACAACTTCGGCGTCGAGGAAATCACGACGGGGTTCGATCCGACCGCCGTTCGCGAGGTGTACGTCCTCGTCAGGACGGGCGACGGCGAGACGCAAACGGTTTGGATCGACGACCTGCATCTCGTGCCGCGCCCCGAGACCGGGAAAGTGATGATCCAGTTCGACGACGCCCACGTCACCGACTACACGAGAGCCCTCCCGATCCTCGAGAAGCACGGTTATCCCGCGGTGTCGTTCGTCAATCCGGCTCGGATCGAAGCGGAGACCCGCGGTGCCGACGACCCCGGCGGCTCCCCCCGGCTCACGGTCGATCAGGTCCACGAACTCCACGACGCCGGCTGGGTCATCGGCAACCACTGCTACTCCCACCCTCACCTATCGGAACTCGAGACGGAGACGCAGGAAACGGAGATCAAGAAAGGGAAAGCCTGGCTCGAGGCGGAGGGGTTCGGGGAGGGTGCCCAGTACTTCGCATACCCGCATGGAGATTACGACGACCGAACGCTTGACCTCGTCGAGCAATACCACGACATCGCTTTCGCGGGCGGCCGACCCGTTCAGGGATACGCCGTGAACCCGCGGCAGACGTCCCGGATCGGCGAACCCAGCGCCGAGCGAGCGCGGACGGCCGTCGAGCGCACGGCGTCGATGCGCGGGATCACCTCGCTGTTCTTCCACCGCCTCGAGGGCGATTCCCTCGCCGCCTTCAAGGCGATGGTCGACGCGATCAGCGAGTACGAGTCCGCCGGCGAACTCGACGTGATCCTGCCGGCGGACCTCAAGCGGGAGTTCCGGTTCGGGTTTTAA